TATCAATACAACACTTGAACAATAAGATGGATAATAAGACGATTGAAAAACGAGGTGAAGTGGCAACAGGTTTTCAATTTCAAAGCGCCTAAACACATTTATACGCCCGCGAGGGTATCGCAACTACATTATGAATTATGAACTACCTCTAGCTTGTAGCAGTCTCTGGTTTCTGCGCAAACGCATTCGTCCTATAAACGCATTAGCACACTGATCTTGTTGAAAAAAAGAGTCGAAAAAAGCAGGCATGCTTACACAAGATAATACGGCCGGCTCTTAGTATGCCGCAGCGCAGTTCGCATCTCGGCCAAAAAGACCTGGACGCGTGCGTACTCCCAGCCCATGATCTCTCTCAAGAGGAACAACGCAAATCCCTCCAGGCTGTCTTCCATAAAGGTCAGATTGTACAGTCCAATCTGTTTGTAGGTGTAGTCGGTACTCCAACCGCCCACCGGCACCTGATAATACTTTTGAGTGATGTGTTCGAATCCCGCTTCGCGCATGTATCGCGTCATGCGGCCGTTCATGCCGATCCGCAAGCTCTTGCCCATCCGGTCACCCGCCTCCATGAATACGGTGCCCCACCGCTTGAAGATGTGATCTGGGTCGTCTCTGATTTCGGGCAAGTCGCTGTGCAGGGTGATGGTGAATTCGAAGTCTTCCAGCCATCCGCCGGGTTTGAGGGCCGTGTACGCCTGGTGGTAGAGTCGCGGCCAGTCGCCGATGCTACCGTATAGGGCGCGCATGTGGATGAAGTCAAAAGAGGAGGGGTTGAAGGTCCAGTCGAGCTGGGCGTCTTCGATCTCAAAGGTCAGATTTTGAGGTACCCAGACTGGTTGGATGGGGCTGATGTCTGTGCCGATGATCTCAGAGGACGGGTAGGCGTCGGCCATGTCGATGGCCCAGATGCCCGTTCCGGTGCCAACGTCGAGGACTTTGGTTGGCCTCTCGGGGATTGGCGCCTCGAAGAGTCGGTCGCCCAGGAGTAGGGTAATAAAGTGGTGGGCAATGTCAAGCCCTAGGTTTTGTGTGTCATCATTTGGACCCCAGTATTCAGTGGTGCTGGAGTTCTGGTACGTGCGACCATGGAGGTCGCGGTAGTTGTAGATGCTTTCGTTGAGGGAAACAGTCGATGACAGAATGCTTTGCGATTCAGTTAGAAGATTGAGTGGGATTGCCAATGAACAATATAGCCCGTTCGTACctgccctcgtcgcccagcGCTGAGTCGGTATCGTCATCAGTCCATCTCTACAGATTGATTGGGAGTCAGTTTTCGTCCTTGGCAGCCGAATTGGCATGGGTCAATTCGTACAAACGGGATTTGCGTATTGGTAGGGCGGTCGTCGGCAAGCAAGGGAGGCGCAGGGTCGCCCGCAGGTGAGAGAGGCTTGGGCGACGGAGACTGCTTCGCCTTGTCTGGCATCTTTGGGCTCGACATGATGTCGGTCGCTTCGTGGTCTACCACGAAGTCGAAGAACGGGGGGTTTGCTCTATGGCTTTTGAAAGGCGCATGATAGGACAACCCGTGTGAGAATGCCTATCTGAACAAAGTCGTAGCGAAGCGGTTGAGGTTGGGCCGTTTTCCCGCGTTGCCCGTCAATAGTCTTTTGCTTTGCTCAAGGTCGCAAGCAAAAAGGTAGTCGAGACGATGATAGGTGGTGTAGATGACAAACAGTCGAGCAATAATGGGGGATTTGACTCAAATTACCCAATCAATCCCTCGCCGATGGATACGCAAGCTGGTCCGTCCCTCGTGTCCTGTGTTTCCCGTGCCAAGTGTTCCAGACCAGTCATTACACCTTTTCAGTTTCTGGAGTGTGTGCCACGAGTACTACATCCGGCCAGCACCAGGCCACCGACAGGAAACGGCTCTTGATGTGgaaacggcggcggccatgagcCAAAATTGGCTGTGGGCGTCAGCTAGACTATGTGGCGCTTCTGTCCGTCTCTCATAAACAATGTCTTGGGTAAAGTTTGCATCTATGCACGATACAGAAGTCTGCATGAGGTTGCAGTCACCAACACAGTCCACAATGTCCAGGGTGGGGCAAGAATCGACTTTCAGAACACCACGACGCCATATAGCCAATGACGACAAATCAAGTGGAGTCTGCACCTATTGAGCCAACTGACACTCTTAGCCAACCAATAGGATGGAACTTTGGTGCCGCTAAGGAAAAGCTAAACCGCATTTTGCTTTGTAGAACAAGAGAAGAGTTAACAACTCGATTCCGTGGTGCGGAGTTATCACTGGCACGCCAGTCCACACTTTACTGCCAACCAAGCCAAAGTTTTGCGGCGCTGTGCCGATATGTTGCCACCATTCCTGCTTAACCGATCAGCCCATTGTCGGTTTCCGATCGCAGAGACGTTGCACCGGCGTCGTGGTCCTGCTGGGAAACAAACATCGCCATGCGAATTGGACCCTCCAGGAGGCAAGGGACTCCGCGAGTCCACCATGCAGAAACCATGCTGCCACTGGCTACCAATGGCAACACGCATGTCTGAAAAGTGTCTAGTTGTGGTTGGACCGTAATAGCTGCATCAACCCATGTCGACAGGGAAGCCATTCGATCCACGCCATCGGGGCCACTGTTCCTATACCGTGCCCTTGGTCCGGGACTCATGGGGCGAGGTGCAAATCCGCGGGGAGGATATTGTATGAGCGTGGAAATGGTTGGAGATTTTTTTCACTCTCGGCATCGCAGTCCATATCCGTCAGTCCGTGTGCTGATTTTGTCGTGATGCAGCTGACAtcgctggcgctgggcctCATCGGCCTGTATATTCTGAGACTGACATGGCAGTTTTTCAAGCTCAGAAGATTCGCGGGCCCGCCATGGACCGGACTTAGCAATGTTCCTCACAGTCGAGCCATGCTTCGCGGGGACTGCCACAGGTGGTATGCCGATGTGAACAGGAAATACGGTCAGTAGTATCACATCCATCCAGCTGCTGCCAAATTGTTCATCTTGGTGACTCGGGACATCATCAGGACCCATTGCGAGGGTAGCCCCAAATGTCCTCATCACCTCATCTCCAGAGGTTTGGACACACGTAAACAACACTCCGGGGTACCGACGCTCGCCGTGGTACTACAACGCATGCCGCATCGAGTATCGCCGCGATAATGTCTTTAGTGAGACTGACAACGAAAAGCACGACCGGAGGAGAAAGCAAATGGCCCCCGGCGTATGTCGATATAACCCCTTCATCCACACGTTACCCAAGACAAGGGCCTTGGGGGGAGGCATTGAGTGAATCCCACTGACGACGGCCTGCGACAGTACTCTGGCAGAGAGAACCTTGATCTCGAAGCCTCCATAGACGAATGTCTCACCCAGCTCATGCATCTTATCCGTAGTAAATATGTCTCGTCCACAGGTAATGCACCGCACATGGATCTAGCCACAAAAGCCCAATTCTTCACCATCGACGTCATCAGCAAGGTCGGGCTCGGCACGGCTTTTGGCATGCTACAAGCCGACCACGACATCGACGACTATATCAAGTCCAGCGCCGAAGGTCTCACCATCGGTAAcacagccttggccatgggTTTCAGCTGGCTCGCCCACTCGCCCTTCATCGGGAAATTCATCGCCCCTTCGCCCAAGGACAACAGCGGGTTTggcaagatgatggccacGTGTTTCCGGTACGTGGACCAGCGCGCCGCCAACCCGACAGACAAGCGGTCCGACATGCTTGCGTCGTTTATCCGA
The DNA window shown above is from Metarhizium brunneum chromosome 1, complete sequence and carries:
- the lolP1_0 gene encoding Cytochrome P450 monooxygenase, which produces MQLTSLALGLIGLYILRLTWQFFKLRRFAGPPWTGLSNVPHSRAMLRGDCHRWYADVNRKYGPIARVAPNVLITSSPEVWTHVNNTPGYRRSPWYYNACRIEYRRDNVFSETDNEKHDRRRKQMAPGYSGRENLDLEASIDECLTQLMHLIRSKYVSSTGNAPHMDLATKAQFFTIDVISKVGLGTAFGMLQADHDIDDYIKSSAEGLTIGNTALAMGFSWLAHSPFIGKFIAPSPKDNSGFGKMMATCFRYVDQRAANPTDKRSDMLASFIRHGLSGDELRTEALEQIIAGSDTTATAIRATLLHIMTNPRVYAKLQREIDDAVRDGRAPAPGDGLISATQAKQLPYLQAVMREALRVHPPVTNIFSRDVPAAGDMVTISSCDGTKIFLPGGVSIGYSAYAMHHDKEIYGDDAEAFRPERWFEADEAKLHVMTATNELIFGHGKFQCLGKRVAQVELGKLVFETFRNFDMAVVDPTRPWRLQNCLGLLHITDMWVQVSERTIA
- the LAE1_0 gene encoding Secondary metabolism regulator encodes the protein MSSPKMPDKAKQSPSPKPLSPAGDPAPPLLADDRPTNTQIPFRWTDDDTDSALGDEGSILSSTVSLNESIYNYRDLHGRTYQNSSTTEYWGPNDDTQNLGLDIAHHFITLLLGDRLFEAPIPERPTKVLDVGTGTGIWAIDMADAYPSSEIIGTDISPIQPVWVPQNLTFEIEDAQLDWTFNPSSFDFIHMRALYGSIGDWPRLYHQAYTALKPGGWLEDFEFTITLHSDLPEIRDDPDHIFKRWGTVFMEAGDRMGKSLRIGMNGRMTRYMREAGFEHITQKYYQVPVGGWSTDYTYKQIGLYNLTFMEDSLEGFALFLLREIMGWEYARVQVFLAEMRTALRHTKSRPYYLVTNAFAQKPETATS